A region of the Stutzerimonas stutzeri genome:
TTTCGCCGACCACCGTGTAGGTGAAGAAGGCGTTGAGGCCCATGCCTGGCGCGAGGCCCACCGGCCAGTTGGCGTACAGGCCCATCAAGAGGCAGCCGAGCGCCGCGCCAATGCAGGTGGCAACGAAGGCAGCGCCGTGGTCGATGCCGGCGTCGGCCATGATGTTCGGGTTGACGAAGATGATGTAGGCCATGGTGACGAAGGTCGTCAGGCCGGCGAGCAGTTCGGTGCGGATACTGGTGCGGTGTTCGCTGAGCTTGAACAGGCGGTCCAGCCAAACGGGGGCGGTGCGCTGCAAGGGTGCTGCCTGGGGCTTGCGCTTGATGCTTTCCACTGGGCGTTCCTCATCGTTCTTGTTGTCGATCACCCGGAGCGTGAGTACTCCCGAGGGGCGGGTGATGGTGGGCCATCTGCATCGGTAGTTGACCGAAAGGTCAGAAAGGCTTTCCGGATTATGCTTTTGTATACAAGAATTGCAAACAATAAATCGGTGGTCTCGCTGAATGCGCGTGGGCTGCGCGAGCTGAAAGATTTGCGCGTGGGAAACCTTGTGGCTGTGAATTGTGCACAAGGTTAACGGCGTTTCAGCGTATTTATTTGTCCAGCGAACTGCCAGTAGCGGCGCGAACCCAGTAAAGTTCGGCATTGCCGACACCTCATTTGCGAGCCATCGATGAACGAACAGTTGCAGCCCCTGAAGAAGCCGACCAAGACCGGCAAGACTCGCACCGGGACGCAGGACGATATCGTTTATGCGCACATCTTCGATGCCATCCTCGAGCAACGTCTGGCGCCGGGGACCAAGCTCAGCGAAGAGGCGCTCGGCGAGATATTCGGCGTCAGCCGCACCATCATCCGCCGTGCGTTGTCGCGTCTGGCCCATGAGGGCGTGGTACTGCTGCGGCCCAATCGCGGCGCGGTGGTGGCCAGCCCGAGCGTCGAGGAGGCAAGACAGATTTTCTTCGCCCGTCGATTGGTGGAAAAAGCCATCACCGAACTGGCCGTGCAGCACGCCAGCGACGCGCAGCTCGCTGAGCTGCGGCAGATGGTGACCGATGAGCGTGATTGCTTCGATCGAGGCGATCGCGGGGCGGGCATCCGCCTGTCCGGCGAATTTCACCTCAAGCTGGCGGAGGCGGCGAAGAACGCGCCGCTGGTTAGCTTCCAGCGCAGCCTGGTTTCGCAGACCTCACTGATCATCGCCCAGTACGAAAGCGGCAATCGCTCGCACTGCTCGTACGACGAACACAATGAACTGATCGACGCCATCGCCGCCCGCGACAGCGATAAGGCGGTGCACCTGATGATGCACCACATGGACCACATCGACAGCAAGCTGAACCTCGAGGAAGACAGTGCCTCGGGTGATCTGCATGCGGTCTTTTCGCACCTGAGCCTGGCCAAGAAGAAACCCCGCACGGCTCGATAGTGTCACCCCCGCGCGCTGACTCGCTCTGAGTCAGCGCCGTCAGTCATCACCTGCCGCGGTGGCGGCAGAGCCATGACGGCCTCCAGCGCCGATCGCCCGCCAGGACCGCACGCTGCAACCCGCTTCAGCACTGATCGCGACACCAGTGCGCTTCCCGACTCCGATCCGATGCGCATAGCCGCGCTGTTCAGTGCGTCAGCTTGAGTTTATATTGTTATGTTATAACTATTACATGTTGCGCATTGGCGTCTCTCGTTCCTGTTTATCGGAGGCGAGCGGTGCGCATTGTCCGGTCTTGAATGCTGAACACCGAGGTAACCATGATCGAATGCCACCGCCTGCAATGGGGTGCAGGTAGGCACCCGCTTACACCACCTTTGGATTTGCAATTGGCTGTGGGCAGCCTGACCGCAGTCATCGGCAGCAACGGCTCGGGTAAGAGCAGCCTGCTCAAGGTGTTGGCCGGGTTGGATCGGCCGTTGGCTGGGCGGGTCGATATGGGCGTACCGCGCATGGGCGGGGTGGCTTATCTGCCGCAACAGCAACATGTGGATCGGCAGTTCCCTATTCGCCTTGCGGAATTGGTAGCTGCGGGGTTCTGGCGCAGCCGGCTCGGGCGTAGCGAGCGGCAGGCGCGGATGCGACAGACCCTGAAGGACTGGGGGCTGCTCGAACTGCAAACCCAGGGGCTGCATGCACTGTCCGGCGGCGAGCTGCAGCGCGCCTTACTGGCAAGGCTGAGCCTGACCGATGCCCAGGTGCTGTTGCTCGACGAGCCCGAAGCGGCGCTGGACGATGTTGGCCTGGATCTGCTTTGGCAACACATCGAGCGTTGGCAGCGCGAAGGAAGGACGCTGGTAGTGGTCAGCCATAACCTCGCCGGGGTGAGCCAACACAACTGTGACGGGTTGTTGATCGCTCGCAGCGGCTGCATCAGGGCGCCGATCCGGCAGTTCGCAGCCGAGCGCCAAGGGCTCGGGCAGGTCGCGTGACACCAGATATTCTCTGGGCGCCTTTCAGCGAATTTGCATTCATGCGCCGGGCGCTGTTCGGCAGTGTTGCGCTGGCTTGCAGCGCCGGGCCGCTGGGCGTCTTTCTGATTCTGCGTCGAATGAGCCTGATGGGTGATGCCATCGCCCACGGCATCCTGCCTGGTGCAGCGCTGGCATTCTGGCTGTTCGGCCTGAGCCTGCCAGCGCTGACTGCTGGCGGTCTGGTGGCTGGGCTCGGCATGGCTGGCGCGGCGGCGTGGGTCACCCGACGCACCGGGCTACGCGAGGACGCCAGCCTGGCCGCGCTGTATCCCATATCTCTGGCCAGCGGCGTACTGCTACTCGGGCTGGCCGGGCGAAAGCTGGATCTATTGCACCTGTTGTTCGGCTCGGCGCTGGCTGTCGATACGACCACGCTGTACGGCATGCTCGGTACTGCCGGGTTCAGCTTGTTAGTGCTTCTGGTGATCTTTCGCGCCTTGGCGCTCGACAGCCTCGATCCGCTGTTTCTGCGAAGTATCAGCCATTTCGGTCCGTTGGCGCACGCCGCGTTTCTGACGCTGGTGGTACTCAATCTGGTGATCGGCTTTCAGGCCATCGGCGCGTTGATGGTGGTGGGGCTGATGATGCTGCCGGCTGCCGCAGCTCGGTTCTGGAGTCGTCGACTGCCGGTCCTGCTACCACTCGCTGCGCTGATCGGCGCGGTGTGTGTATGGCTGGGGTTGCTGCTTTCCTTCTACGCAAGTTTGCCCAGCGGGCCGTGCATCGTGCTTTTGGCTGGCGCTTTCTATCTTTTCTCGTTGGTAGCCGGGCCGGTTCACGGCCTGTTGCGCTCGACGTCTTTTCCAATGACCGTTTGAGGTGTTGATCATGCGTTACCTGCTTTTCGCGCTCGCTTTATGGCTCCCGCTCTCACTGCACGCAGCTGACAAGCTCAACGTGGTGACGAGCTTCAGCATCCTGGCGGACTTGACCCGCGAGGTGGGTGGCGATCGTATCGAACTCACCAATCTGGTCGGTGCTGACGCCGACGCTCACCTCTACGAGCCCAGCCCGGACGATGCCAAGGCGCTGCTGCGTGCCGACCTGATCATCGCCAACGGATTGGGTTTCGAGCCGTGGCTGGAGCGCGTACTTGCCAGCAGCGAGCCCAAGGGCAAGCGCATCAATGCCAGTGCGGGTGTGGTTCCGTTGATGCTGGATGAGGACGGTGAGCGAGTACCCGATCCGCACGCCTGGCAGAGCCTGACCAATGCCGAGATCTACGTGCGCAACATTGCCAAGGCACTCGGCGAACTGGACCCGGCCAATCTCGATGCTTACAACGAGCGTCGCGACGCTTACCTGACCCGTCTGCATGCGCTGCTGAAAAAAGCGGACGCCCAGATTGCTGGTTTGCCCGCAAGCCAGCGCAAGGTTGTCACCAGCCATGATGCATTTGGTTATCTAGGGCAGGCCTGGCAGCTGGCCTTCATCGCACCGCAAGGGTTGTCCACCCATGACGAACCTTCTGCGGCTGAAGTCGCGGCCTTGATTCGGCAGATACGCAGCGAAGGGGTGCGGGCGGTTTTCGTCGAGAACATTCGCGACCCGCGACTGATCCAGCAAATAGCCGACGAGGCTGGCGCTAAGGTCGGTGGGACTCTGTATTCGGACGCACTGGCCAGTGAGGGGCCGGCCAGTACCTACCTTGGCATGTTCGAGCACAACCTGGACACGCTGATGGCTGCGCTGAAGCCGTAAGACGGATCGCGCTGTTCATTGAGCGTGGCGCAACTTGGTGGTGGATGTGAAAGCGACATCCACCCTACGAGCTGCATGCCAGGACAGGCATAGGGTGGACCGGCGGCACTCCGTTGCCATGAGGTAGGGTGGGCTTTAGCCCACCAATCGTTTCCGGCCCCGTCGCGGTGGGCTGAAGCCCACCCTACAGTGGACGAAGCCCGCGGTGCGGCATGCGGTCTTCACTTGTGGGGCTGCGTAAGGTGGGCCGGGCGGCGCTCCGCTTTAGCCAACCAGATTCGCGTGTCTCAATACTCGCGACATCGAAACCCATTTCCACAGCGGTATTCGGCTTACGCTTTCCGGTGCACCGAAACGCCGGCGGCGTAGGTCTCCTTCACCGCGCGGTCGTCGCCGAGGATCATCAGAGCGAAAAGCTTTTCCTGCAGCGTCGAGGCCTGGCTCAGTCGGTAGCTGATCAGCGGCGTCGCCTTGTAGTCGAGCACCACGAAGTCGGCGTCCTTGCCCGGCTGCAGGTTGCCGATCTTGTCGTCCAGATAGAGCGCCCGCGCACCGCCCAGGGTCGCCAGATACAGCGCTTTGAACGCATCGAGCTTCTGGCCCTGCAGCTGCAACACCTTGTACGCCTCGTTAAGGCTGGCAAGCTGCGAGAAGCTGGTGCCGCCGCCCACGTCCGTACCCAGACCGACGCGCACGCCATAGCCTTCCACCTTGGCCAGGTCGAACAGACCGCTTCCGAGGAACAGGTTGGAGGTGGGGCAGAAGGCAACGGCCGAACCGGTCTCGCCGAGGCGTTTGCACTCGTCATCGCACAGGTGAACGCCGTGGGCGAAGACCGAGCGCGGGCCGATCAGGCCGTGGTGGTCGTAGACGTCCAGATAGCCCTTGCGCTCGGGGAACAGCTCCTTGACCCATTCGACCTCCTGCTTGTTCTCGGAGATGTGGGTGTGCATGTACAGATCGGGAAATTCGGCGAACAGCTTGCCGGCCAGGGTGAGCTGCTCCGGCGTGCTGGTCGGGGCGAAGCGTGGAGTGACGGCGTAGTGCAGACGGCCCTTGCCGTGCCAGCGCTCGATCAGCTCGCGGCTGTCGGCATAGCCGGACTCGGCGGTGTCGGTGAGGAAGTCCGGTGCATTGCGATCCATCAGCACCTTGCCGGCGATCATCCGCAGGTTGAGCTTTTCCGCCGCTTCGAAGAAGGCGTCTACCGATTGCTTGTGCACCGTGCCGAATACCAGCGCGGTGGTGGTGCCGTTGCGCAGCAGCTCGCCGAGGAACAGCTCGGCCTGCTCGCGGGCATGCGCCATGTCGCTGAAACGGCCCTCGTTTGGGAAGGTGTAGGTTTCCAGCCAGTCGAGCAGCTGCGCGCCGTAGGAGCCGATGACGCCGACCTGCGGGTAGTGGATATGGGTATCGACGAAGCCAGGGGTAATCAGCGCATCCGGGTATTCGACTATCTCTGTGCCGGCCGCTAGGGTCGGCAGCAGCTCGGCGGCATGGCCGATGCGTGCGACCTTGCCGTCCTCGACGATCAGCAGGCCGTCCTCGAAGTATTCATGGGATTGCTCGATGCCCACGTCGCGCGGGTCGGCGAGGCAGTGGAGCAGGGCGGCACGGTAGGCTTTGGTGCTTGGCATGGTGACTCTCGAAAATCGTTGTGTGAGGTGATGCGTTGACATGGGCAGGCCGTCGCCGGAGGTGTGCCTGCCACAAGGTCGGGTGGTCAGTTTGTCTGGGCGCGGCGCGAAGCGGGGACCAGCATCGGTACCGGCTTTTCGCCGTCCCCGGTTTTCTCGCCGCCCTTTTCACCGAAATGCGCGTTGT
Encoded here:
- a CDS encoding GntR family transcriptional regulator — protein: MNEQLQPLKKPTKTGKTRTGTQDDIVYAHIFDAILEQRLAPGTKLSEEALGEIFGVSRTIIRRALSRLAHEGVVLLRPNRGAVVASPSVEEARQIFFARRLVEKAITELAVQHASDAQLAELRQMVTDERDCFDRGDRGAGIRLSGEFHLKLAEAAKNAPLVSFQRSLVSQTSLIIAQYESGNRSHCSYDEHNELIDAIAARDSDKAVHLMMHHMDHIDSKLNLEEDSASGDLHAVFSHLSLAKKKPRTAR
- a CDS encoding metal ABC transporter ATP-binding protein, coding for MIECHRLQWGAGRHPLTPPLDLQLAVGSLTAVIGSNGSGKSSLLKVLAGLDRPLAGRVDMGVPRMGGVAYLPQQQHVDRQFPIRLAELVAAGFWRSRLGRSERQARMRQTLKDWGLLELQTQGLHALSGGELQRALLARLSLTDAQVLLLDEPEAALDDVGLDLLWQHIERWQREGRTLVVVSHNLAGVSQHNCDGLLIARSGCIRAPIRQFAAERQGLGQVA
- a CDS encoding metal ABC transporter permease; translation: MRRALFGSVALACSAGPLGVFLILRRMSLMGDAIAHGILPGAALAFWLFGLSLPALTAGGLVAGLGMAGAAAWVTRRTGLREDASLAALYPISLASGVLLLGLAGRKLDLLHLLFGSALAVDTTTLYGMLGTAGFSLLVLLVIFRALALDSLDPLFLRSISHFGPLAHAAFLTLVVLNLVIGFQAIGALMVVGLMMLPAAAARFWSRRLPVLLPLAALIGAVCVWLGLLLSFYASLPSGPCIVLLAGAFYLFSLVAGPVHGLLRSTSFPMTV
- a CDS encoding metal ABC transporter substrate-binding protein, translated to MRYLLFALALWLPLSLHAADKLNVVTSFSILADLTREVGGDRIELTNLVGADADAHLYEPSPDDAKALLRADLIIANGLGFEPWLERVLASSEPKGKRINASAGVVPLMLDEDGERVPDPHAWQSLTNAEIYVRNIAKALGELDPANLDAYNERRDAYLTRLHALLKKADAQIAGLPASQRKVVTSHDAFGYLGQAWQLAFIAPQGLSTHDEPSAAEVAALIRQIRSEGVRAVFVENIRDPRLIQQIADEAGAKVGGTLYSDALASEGPASTYLGMFEHNLDTLMAALKP
- the guaD gene encoding guanine deaminase, with protein sequence MPSTKAYRAALLHCLADPRDVGIEQSHEYFEDGLLIVEDGKVARIGHAAELLPTLAAGTEIVEYPDALITPGFVDTHIHYPQVGVIGSYGAQLLDWLETYTFPNEGRFSDMAHAREQAELFLGELLRNGTTTALVFGTVHKQSVDAFFEAAEKLNLRMIAGKVLMDRNAPDFLTDTAESGYADSRELIERWHGKGRLHYAVTPRFAPTSTPEQLTLAGKLFAEFPDLYMHTHISENKQEVEWVKELFPERKGYLDVYDHHGLIGPRSVFAHGVHLCDDECKRLGETGSAVAFCPTSNLFLGSGLFDLAKVEGYGVRVGLGTDVGGGTSFSQLASLNEAYKVLQLQGQKLDAFKALYLATLGGARALYLDDKIGNLQPGKDADFVVLDYKATPLISYRLSQASTLQEKLFALMILGDDRAVKETYAAGVSVHRKA